CCGGCACCGGCACGCCGAGCCAGGCGGTGTTGCCGAGGGCGAAGAAGGCGTCGGTCCGGATGCCGATCGCGCGGCCGTCGGAGGCAATGAAACCGAGCCCGCGCACAATCTGCATCGAGGCGAGCGTGGTGATGAGGGCGTTGATGCCCAGGCGGGCGACAAAGAGGCCGTTGGCGAAACCGGTGAGCGCGCCCGCCCCGAGCGCGGCGGCCACGCCGGCGGCGACGCTGCCGGTGCGGTTCATCACCGTGGCGCCGAGCACGCCGGCGAAGGCCACGACCGAGCCGACGGAGAGGTCGAAGTCACCGGCGGCGAGACAGAACATCATCGTGCAGGCCACCATGCCGATGGTCGCGACCGCGAGGGCGAGGCCGCGCAGGTTCACCACGGTCAGGAAATTGTCCACGAATAGCGCGCAGATCAGGAAGAGCACCGCGAGCACGACGAGCATGCCGGCGGAATCCCAAAGGCGGGCGAAGGGGGAGGGTTGGGAAATTTTGTTAGCGGACATTCTCAAATGAAATGAGCAGTTCCGTCATTCTGAGCCGTGCGAAGAATCCAAGGGCGGGCGCGAATCCGCTTGGATCCTTCGCACGGCTCAGGATGACAGGAAAGGAACATGGTGTTCAGGTCGGGGTTCCCACCGGCAGCGCGGCGTGCAGGACGGTTTCGGGCGTGGCGGTGGCGCGGGGAAATTCGGCGGCGACAAGACCCTCGCGCATCACGATGATGCGGTCGGCGATGCCGAGCACCTCGGGCAGTTCGCTGGACACGATCACGACGCTCGTCCCGGCGGCGGCGAGGTCGTGGATGAGGGCGTAAATCTCGCTCTTGGCGCCGATGTCGATGCCGCGCGTGGGCTCGTCGAGCACGACGACACGGACCTTTTCCGAAAGCCAGCGCGCGAGGATGGCCTTCTGCTGGTTGCCGCCGGAGAGCAGGCCGATGAGCGTGTCGGGCGAAGCGGTCCGGACACCGAGCTTGGCGATCTGGGCGGCGGCGTTGGTTTTTTCCCAGACGTGGTCGAGGAAGAGTCCGGCGCGCAGGCGCGAGCGGCGGGCGCTAAGGTTGATGTTCTCGGCCACGGAGCGGATGGCGATGATGCCCTCCTTCTTGCGGTCCTCGGGGCAGAACACGAGGCCGGCGCGGATGGCGGTGCGCGGCGAGCCGCCGCCGAGCGGTTCCCCGTGGATGCGCACCTCGCCGGCAGCCGGCGCCACGGCGCCGCACACCAGGCGCATCAGCTCGGAACGGCCGGCGCCGACGAGACCGAAGAAACCGAGGATTTCCCCGCGTGCCACGCTGAAGGACACGGGCGCCCGGAGTCCGGGGCCGGCGAGGTCGCGGACCTCGAGGCCGCCGGGCGTGTGCGGCCGCGGGCGGTAGTTGAAGACGTTGGTCAGTTCGCGGCCGACCATGCTCTTCACCAGCGAATCGCGGGTGACGTTGGCGAGCGACTCGTGCGTGACGACGTGGCGGCCGTCGCGCAGCACGGTGGCGGCGTCACAGATCGCATAGACCTCGTCCATGCGGTGCGTGACATAGAGGATGGCGGTGCCGCGGTCGCGCAGGTCGCGGATGATCTGGAAGAGGCGCTGCGTTTCCTTCTCGGACAACGAGCTGGTCGGCTCGTCGAAGGCCACGATCTTCGCGCCGCGGCCGAGGGCCTTGGCGATCTCGACCATCTGGCGCTGCGCGAGCGGCAGGCGGCCGAGTTTGGCGTCGGGGGAGATGTCCTCGCCGACGAGCTGGAGCAGGCGCGTGGCCTCGGTGCGGAGGGCGACGCGGTCGAGGAAGGGACCGCGCCGCGGGTAGCGTCCGAGCAGGAGATTCTCGGCCACGGTCATCTCGGCCACGAGGTGCAGCTCCTGGTAGATGACGGCGACGCCGGCCGCGATGGCCTCCGCGGTGGAGCTGAAGACATGCGCCTGTCCGTCGAGGCGCACGCTGCCGCCGGTCGGTTGGTAGGCGCCGCTGAGAATCTTGAGGAGCGTGGACTTGCCCGCGCCGTTCTCGCCCATGAGGGCGTGCACGCTGCCCGCACGGACGCCGAACGACACGTCGTCGAGCGCGCGCACGCCGGGGAACTCCTTGGTGAGAGCGGCGAAGGTGAGAAGATTTCCAGTCGCGGTCATTCTGAACGAAGTGAAGAATCCAAGGCAGCGAATGCGAAGTCAGGAGCGATCACTTGGATTCTTCGCTGCGCTCAGAATGACAGGGTTTGGGTAATTGAAGGGTAATCGCGGCGCGGACGGAGTCCGCGCCCTACTTTCACAGAATCC
This DNA window, taken from Oleiharenicola lentus, encodes the following:
- the araH gene encoding L-arabinose ABC transporter permease AraH, producing MSANKISQPSPFARLWDSAGMLVVLAVLFLICALFVDNFLTVVNLRGLALAVATIGMVACTMMFCLAAGDFDLSVGSVVAFAGVLGATVMNRTGSVAAGVAAALGAGALTGFANGLFVARLGINALITTLASMQIVRGLGFIASDGRAIGIRTDAFFALGNTAWLGVPVPVWLTIACFTVFGVLLNLTAFGRNALAIGGNKEAAHLAGVAVTRIKITIFTLQGLIAAFAGLVLAARMTSGQPNTSQGLELEVISACVLGGVSLSGGVARIGAVIAGVLIMGIVQNAMNLLNIPPFYQYVARGVILLGAVMLDRLKQRT
- the araG gene encoding L-arabinose ABC transporter ATP-binding protein AraG; translated protein: MTATGNLLTFAALTKEFPGVRALDDVSFGVRAGSVHALMGENGAGKSTLLKILSGAYQPTGGSVRLDGQAHVFSSTAEAIAAGVAVIYQELHLVAEMTVAENLLLGRYPRRGPFLDRVALRTEATRLLQLVGEDISPDAKLGRLPLAQRQMVEIAKALGRGAKIVAFDEPTSSLSEKETQRLFQIIRDLRDRGTAILYVTHRMDEVYAICDAATVLRDGRHVVTHESLANVTRDSLVKSMVGRELTNVFNYRPRPHTPGGLEVRDLAGPGLRAPVSFSVARGEILGFFGLVGAGRSELMRLVCGAVAPAAGEVRIHGEPLGGGSPRTAIRAGLVFCPEDRKKEGIIAIRSVAENINLSARRSRLRAGLFLDHVWEKTNAAAQIAKLGVRTASPDTLIGLLSGGNQQKAILARWLSEKVRVVVLDEPTRGIDIGAKSEIYALIHDLAAAGTSVVIVSSELPEVLGIADRIIVMREGLVAAEFPRATATPETVLHAALPVGTPT